CAGGATCAACCAGGAGCGATTTATGTAGGGACTAGAGGCCCTCAAACTCAGGAAAcagtggttttttttttatttagagctactgctgctgaagataaCAACGGGCCATGCGTTTGCCAATGCATGGCATCCAACAGTGGAGATGTGATCTCACATGCATATACGCCATTGCATCACATTATAAAATTGAAACGAGGTTCGACCGTAAATCCGGCATCCCCACGCTTATATCCGGTGTGGAGAAAACAGGTCCTCAAATAACTTGACATGGCAACCGTGGAAAGAAAGCCCATAAAAAGAGAGCGGGAGACTACCTCTTGTACAATATGTCGgataaagaagagaagagtATGTATATAAATTGTATCTGGTGGATTTCAAACAATACTAACTACCTTCGTAGTGTGACCATTCTCTTCCCTGTGATCAGTGTTTAAAGAGAGGGATAGGGACGGAATGCCAGTACGATGAAAAGAGTCGTTGGAAAAAGAGGTTGTTAGAAGTTTCAGGTGATCCTGTAGCGACAAGTCCTAAAAGATCGCCTGACGACCAGCCAGTGTCACTAAGAGCGAGTGATACGCTGAAGAGTACTGATATGGGTGCTATTTTCCAGCGGCTGGACCGCCTGGAGCGTCAAGTATTATTAGGTACTAGTGGTTCTGTATGTCCAAGTCCTAGCTATGAGCTTCAGTCGATGTTATCGCCGTCAAGCTCTTCGGAAGGCGGTGGCCAATACTGCTGGAACTGGCCCCCAGGTATTGATAAAACTCCTGGTATGAAGGAGCTTGTGAATCTTGTGGAGACGGTCCGAGATACTAATAACCTTCCGCCATGCGAGTGGCCCAATCTCAAGCGAAAGTTTCAAATATTTACCGAGAGCAGCAATACCGATTATACATCGTTTCTTCCGCCAAAACACATTCACGATATGCTTTTGGCAAGATACAAAGAAGTGGTACATCCAATAATGCCAATAATAGATTTAGTTGAAATCACTGAACGGTCTGAGGGATTTTGGTCTGATGATAAGAGTATGCTGCTCAACGACGCTCATTTTATGgctatttatttcttgatCCTGTCATATTCCAGTCGGTCATCAGGCTACGATGTCCAAAATCACAATGTAACATCCTCACTGCACCGACTTTTTATTAATGCAGCAGAGCATTTCATGTCATTTTTCGTCTATGTAGGATCGCCTGATATCAAATCCTTTGAGGCTATATTGCTCTATTCTATGTTTATGTTTGCAGGTGAGACTGTTCAGTCTGGCCGTGCTATTACATCACTTGTTAACAATATGGCACAAATCATTGGTCTTTATAAAAAGGAACCCAGAGACAGAAGACAAGCTGATTTGTTCAAGATTTTTTActcttttgaaaagtctTCAGCGTTGGATATCGACCAACCCTCATTTATTAATGATCGGTATTGTTATTTTAATAGCTACCGATCCATTGACTTGACTAATTGTACAGGCTTTGTGTCAGCTCAATTCCAACTCTCTCGGCTTCTAAGCAAGGTTGTGGATGAAGTGTATGGAAGATCATCCTGTCCATCACAGGAGACGATCCGGTCCTTAGACAGCGAAATATCACAAGCGATTGAGTCAATTCCTAGCAATTTGAAAGTGTCACAGATAGTACAAGTCTCACCGGGTCTATTGATGCAGCAATATATTATCGATACGCTTGCTCACAAGATATTGTTCATGCTCCACAAGTCCTTCATATCTCGGCGAAACTCTGCGGGCCAGTTGTATGCTGAATACGAATTTTCAAGAAGACGAGGCTTGGAAGCTTGTGTTAGATTAATGAAAAATCAGATGGATGTGTTTTCGAACCAAGAGCTTCAAGAGTTTGTATGGTGTCATTGGCACTGCATTTATTACCAAGCATTTTTTGCAGCCCTTCTCACCGGTTTAGATTACAAGCAGTGTAAGGAGCTTTCAGACGAAATAAATGCACCTGGGAAAGACATAATGGAGCTAGTGGAAACCATGCGGAACCAATACTTTGACATGAGAATAGCTACGATGTGTGCCTCTGCGAGATCTCATTTGGTACTTTCTGCTGTATTACAAGTCAAATCAGAGTTTGACATTCCACACCTTTTTGGACCCTTTTCGCGAGCATCTTCTACATCTGGCGATGCCCGAGAATCTCCGTTATCTGAAGCTAACCAACCAACACCAACCGCCGATGGTAAGCAGCTATTTCCACATGGTGATAAGCGACTATTCCCAGAAGTGGACTCTATGCGAGCAAGTCCCATTTCTGACGATATATCTATCGATACCATTTTTGATGACAAgttttttgaaaatatttgtTTCACAAATGCGTCAGCAATTTACAGCACATCAATGTAGATAGGCTATACTACTACCGTAATACCGTATACGAATGTTATGATCACCAATTAGATATTCGAAAGTAGAACTTGAAAGTGGACAGGCTTTAGATTCCTTCGGACAAATATGAGGGAGTTAACTGTGTTGCGATCTTGTTCAACAAAGCCCAATGAATGGAATatcagaccctgcatggATCGACAGGCCCTTCTGTGAGCACAGAGGAACTTA
The Sugiyamaella lignohabitans strain CBS 10342 chromosome A, complete sequence genome window above contains:
- a CDS encoding transcription factor, zf-fungal binuclear cluster type (predicted), with translation MGAIFQRLDRLERQVLLGTSGSVCPSPSYELQSMLSPSSSSEGGGQYCWNWPPGIDKTPGMKELVNLVETVRDTNNLPPCEWPNLKRKFQIFTESSNTDYTSFLPPKHIHDMLLARYKEVVHPIMPIIDLVEITERSEGFWSDDKSMLLNDAHFMAIYFLILSYSSRSSGYDVQNHNVTSSLHRLFINAAEHFMSFFVYVGSPDIKSFEAILLYSMFMFAGETVQSGRAITSLVNNMAQIIGLYKKEPRDRRQADLFKIFYSFEKSSALDIDQPSFINDRYCYFNSYRSIDLTNCTGFVSAQFQLSRLLSKVVDEVYGRSSCPSQETIRSLDSEISQAIESIPSNLKVSQIVQVSPGLLMQQYIIDTLAHKILFMLHKSFISRRNSAGQLYAEYEFSRRRGLEACVRLMKNQMDVFSNQELQEFVWCHWHCIYYQAFFAALLTGLDYKQCKELSDEINAPGKDIMELVETMRNQYFDMRIATMCASARSHLVLSAVLQVKSEFDIPHLFGPFSRASSTSGDARESPLSEANQPTPTADGKQLFPHGDKRLFPEVDSMRASPISDDISIDTIFDDKFFENICFTNASAIYSTSM